In the Salvia splendens isolate huo1 chromosome 16, SspV2, whole genome shotgun sequence genome, aatttaaaaatatagttTATCACAATCATTTAATCTAAGGATCTAAGGACTACCATTTACTTTCACTTATCTAACTATAGCGCGCCATATTGAATAAAGTTTGGTTACAATAGTATACTACTACTGGTATTAGTACTGtccaatttaattatatattttttaaccTTTTTAGGCATGGtcaacaaaattcaaatttagcATCTATTGTTAGAATATGTTACAATATACGAGCAAATCAAATTAGGAGGATATCATGGGATTTATTTTCatatagtgtgtatatttttAGGTGTATATTATATATTTCTGGCTCCCTACTTCATCCCCCTCTATAAAGGGTGATCATTGTAAACgttattattcattcaatatAATTGATACATTCTCCCCAATACaatttaacatggtatcagagccatacGATCCTAACCCTAAACACaagctgttttttttttcaaagcaCAAGAACTCAGAATCTTGTTCATCACACTACTCATATCAGCCCCAAACCTGCACCAATTAGCAAAATCAAGTGAAAGCAACCGATGGCCACAAAAACAATCGAATCAGTTTCAATAGGAATCAAACTAGATGGGAATAACTTTCTTGTCTGGTCTCGTCTAATGCGAATAGCAGTTGGGGGTCGTGAATTGCTCGACCATCTTGAAGGCGATACAGATCCACCCAAGAAAGACGACCCGAAATTCAAATCATGGCAGGCGGAAGATTACGTCGTTTTTTCTTGGTTGATCCAAAACATGGTGCAACGCTTGGTGTTACAGTTTGCTCAACACCAAACTGCGGCCGCAATATGGCGGAGCCTCGCTACCACGTTTGGCGCTCGCAAGGATCCCGTCCAGATATATGATCTGGAGGATCGAACCAACAAGCTGGTTCAAGGAACTGAAACACTCGAAGCCTACTGGGCGGAGCTACAGAACTTATGGGTCGGGATGGATAACCGGAAGCCCTGCCCATACACATGTTGCGATGAAGGTGTCAAGATCTATCAGACGAAGACAAAAATCAAGAGACTCCATCAATTCCTCTCCGGCGTGAACAACAAATACGATAGACTCCGGAGGGAGTTGTTATAGGAATACCCTGCACCCGACGCCGAGACTGCGCTCGGGATTTTGAAGCAAGAGGAAGAATGCAGCGGGATCTGGAGGCAGCCCCTACCTCCAGATTCTGGCATCGGCGCCGGATTCGGAATCCGTCCTTCTTACCCTCCTCATCCGCATCAACAGAATCGACACCCACCGCGTGGCCATCAACCGTAACCGCCACGCCGAGGCCAACCTCCGACCGGATCTACCTCAAATCGGAATAGAGAAAAGGAAGATAAATCCAAACTTTATTGCACCCATTGTCAGATGCCTCGACATACTAAAGAAACATGTTTCCAGTTAATAGGatacccggaatggtgggaggaCGGGCATAAGCAGCCAAATCAAAATCAGACGGCGAGAGGGAGGTCCGCCGTCAGTTTTCCTACCAACGAACAAGACATTCAGTCTGGAGGCGATTCAAATGGGACTTCTTACGGAACACCTGGAGGTGGTCCGACGGAGACGGTAACCGGCGTGTGGTGGGCGGCGAACCCAGTGGTCAACGGCAGGGAGGCGCAGCCGACGGGAGCAAAAGCTAATCTCGCGGCGCAGACAAGCTTTGGAGGTAACGGGTTTAGGTTTTTCAATCTAAACCCACAATCCACCTCATATTTAGATAAAGAACCCCATTACATGCATGATTTAGGAATTGCACCCCAGAATTGTGATACATTGCGAATCAACCCCAGAATTATGTGTAGTAATCGTTTTGCAATCCTTGATAATGATTCTGAAAATTCCAAGGCGTGTCATGTTAAAAAATCTGTTACAGAAGATGATAGGgggatggatatttgattgtggagcgACAGACACTATGACATATGATAAGTCTGATTTTGATGAATTGTTTCAAGCTAAACGTACTTATGTGGAAACCGCTGGTGGTGATTTGGCTCCTGTGGAAGGGGCGGGAAGTGTGAAAATTTCTTCTACTTTGACAATATCAAATTGTCTCTATGTTCCATCTCTGTCACAAAAATtaatgtctattagtcatgtaACTAGGGAACTCAATTGCACTCTGTTGATGCATCCAAAATTTTGTTTACTACAGGATATCCGAACGGGGAAGatcattgggcgtggcactgagcacCGAGGGTTGTACTATGtagacgagatagctcaaactgGCAGGGCAATGCTGGCTTACGGATCTTCGGAACGGGGCTTATGGTTATGGCATAGGCGGTTAGGACACCCGTCTTCTagttatttgaatattttatttccgcACCTTTTTAAGAATTCAGTTTTTGAGTGTGAGACTTGTATTTTGGCCAAGAACAAACGACAGACTTTTAAACCCAGTAATACTAGAGTCGATTCTGTTTTCTCGCTTGTTCATTCCGATGAGTGGGGTCCGGCTCCAGTACTTGGGGGAGGGGGATTTCGGTATTTTgttacttttattgatgattgcactcgcatgacttgggtgtattttctaaaaaataaatctgACGTCTTTGAAaagtttacatttttttataaattgatcCTTACTCAGTTCAATAGAAAAATCAAAACCCTTAGGTCTGATAATGAGGAGGAATTTGTTAACACAAAAATGAGAGACTTTTGTGCCCAAACTGGTTTAGTACACCAAACTTCTTGTGCTTACACACCTGAgcaaaatggggtagctgaaCGTAAGAACTGTATTATTCTTGAAATGACTAGGGCCCTCCTTTTTGACTCAAAAGTCCCAAAatccttctggccagaagccattgccacATCTGCCTACCTTATTAACCGTTTGCCGACAAAAATACTTGACAAAAGAAACCCTCTCCAAGTCTTGTCCACACTAACCAATATTCCTCCCGCATTATCTCTAGATCCCCGTATATTTTGTTGCTCTGTCTATGTCCATATCCCAAAACATGAGCGTACAAAACTTTCTCCCTGTGCCGTCAAATGTGTCTTTGTTGGGTATGGGTCTAATTAAAAGGGCTATAGATGCTACAATCCCAAAACTAGACAGATCACCACAACCATGAATTGCACCTTCCTAGAAACAGAATTCTTCTACAATACTCAACTTACCAGCCAGGGGGAGAGTGAAATAGACTTCAATACTAGTGACATGTTAAGTTGGGCACCTGCGACCATTAATCATAATCCTACTGGAGATCGACCCGAGTCAGATACATCTGTCGCCGAGCAAGTTTTGCCTACTGTACAACCCGAGGAGCCCATTGCTCACCCAACGTCGCCTCCTGCTTTGGTATCCAAGGTAAATAATGCCGTTGAGAACTCCCTTACTACTGACAATGTGCATGATGAGGTTATAGACGGGGATACCGGACAATACATCCTACCTCCAAGGAGCACGAGAGAAATTCCGCCAAAACAGTATTCTCCAGAGAAGATAGACAGACGGTCACGATACGCGATTGGAAATGTGGCCAAGGCAAACATGACAAAGATGGCAAGGGCATTTGAAGCTGCTTTatatgaagaagatgaaattcCACAGACATGGATGGAGGCTATCAAAGtcaaacattggagagaagcaatGTTGTTAGAGTTAAAAGCATTGGCAAGGAATCACACTTGGGTGAAGTGTCTTCTTCCTGAAGGGAAGAAACCTGTAGGTTGCAGATGGGTATATACGATAAAAAGAAGACCAGATGGATCCATTGAAAGATACAAAGCCAGCTTAGTGGAaaaaggatacactcagacaTACGGTGTAGACTACTCAGAGACATTCTCCCCTGTGGCTAAAATGAACACTGTACGAGTACTACTATCTATTGCAGCCAATAAGGACTGGCCATTGCATCAGTTCGATGTAACAAATGACTTCCTACACGGTGAGCTGAAGAAGGAAGTCTATATGGTGGCTCCTCTTGGTTTTGAAGATGAGTTTGCAGCTGGAGAAGTCTGCTTATTAAAAAGGACTTTGTATGGGTTGAAACAGTCTCCAAGAGCTTGGTTTGGGAGGTTTACAGAggtgatgaaaaaatatgattacGTGTTTAATaatctatgttgacgacatgatcatcacaggaGACGACACAGAAGAGATAGAGCAGTTGAAAAAGAATCTTGccaaggaatttgagatgaaagatttaGGGGAACTCAAATACTTCCTAGGCGTTGAAGTCTTAAGATCAAGGGAAGGAATCTTCATTAGTCAAAAGAAGTACATTCTTGATCTATTAGCAGAAACAGGGATGATGGAGTGCAAACCGGCAGAGACACCAATTGTTGTGAATCATGGACTTCAGATTGTAGAAGGAGCAAAAGTAGCCGATAAAGAAAGGTATCAGAGACTAGTAGGTAAGTTGATTTACCTATCTCACACCAGACCCGACATGGCTTATGCAGTTAGTGTggttagtcagtttatgcatcgCCCGCAAAATGATCACCTTGAAGCGGCATTAAGAATAGTCAGATATTTGAAGAGGACTTTTGATCATGGAATAATATTCAAGAAAAATGGACACTTTGAAGTTCATGGATACACAGACGCTGACTGGGCTGGGAACCCGATGGATAGAAGATCAACCTCAgggtactttacctttgtaGGGGGAAACCTTGTCACGTGGaaaagtaagaaacaaaaggttgtGGCATTATCAAGTGCTGAAGCTGAGTTCAGGGGCATTAGGAACGGTTTAACGGAAGTATTGTGGCTTAGAGGGTTGATGAGTGAATTAGGACTTGTGTCACAATACACTTGTCAATTATTCTGTGATAACAAGACAGTAATCAGTATTGCAGAAAATCCAGTCCAACATGATCGAACAAAACACGTTGAAGTGGACAGACATTTCATCAAGGAAAAtattgaatttggtgttgttgAATTTCCTTTTGTTCGCTCTGAAGATCAGTTAGCTGATATTCTTACTAAAGCAGTGGGAGCAAAGGATTTCTATGAAGTGCttggcaagttaagtatcggaaaTCCCGtgacttaacttgagggggagtgttagaatatGTTAGAATATACGAGCAAATCAAATTAGGAGGATATCATGGGATTTATTTCCATATAGAGTGTGTATATTTTTAGGTGtatattatgaatttcttgctCCCTACTTCATCCCCCTCTATAAAAGGTGATCATTGTAAATgttattattcattcaatatAATTGATACATTCTCCCCAATACAATTTAACATCTATATTGCCTCGAAAATATCCATACAATTCCTACTTCCTTTCTATCCAAACATCTCTATCGCTCTCACTGCAAGCTCGTCGTTTCAGTCTCGCCGAAACATTTCACGATCAGTATCCCATTTTCTCCACCACAATCATTAAAAAGATTGAATCTTTCACCACCCCACAAAAAAAACTGAATCTTTACGTCTTCACACACTGGAAAAATGAGCATTGAAACCTTGCTGAAGCTCATTTACTGCTTCACtatctctctctcaatctctctcaCTTGCGCAGTGAACTCAGACGCCCTCGCGCTTCTAGCGCTGAAAGCCGCAATCTCAGAAGACCCCAGAAACGCCGTTGTTTCATGGTCCTACTCCGATTTGGGGATCATCTGCGGCGAAGCCCACGACAGAGTCACCTCCATTTCACTCTCCGGCAACTATCTCAAGGGCTACGTTCCGTCAGAAATTGGCGCACTTGCATTTCTCTCTTCTCTCGATCTCTCGCACAACAATTTCAGCGGTCCTCTGCCGCAGCAGATAACCAATCTTCACAACCTTGTTCACCTCGACATTTCGTCGAACAATTTCAGTGGCTCCCTCCCTGAAGGGCTGAGCAATTTGGGGAATTTGAGGGGGACGTTGAATTTATCGTGCTATTCATTTTCCGGTTCGATTCCGGCGAGTTTGGGGCGCCTTCCGATGACGGTGAGTCTCGATTTGCGGCGGAATAACCTCACCGGAGAGATTCCTCAGGTTGGGTCGCTGCTGAATCAGGGCCCAACCGCGTTTTCCGGAAACCCTCTTCTCTGTGGATTTCCGTCGAACACCTTGTGTGGCGGGAAGGAAAATCGGAATCCGATCAAACCCGGCGTTTCCTCAAACGGGTTGCCGGCAATTAAGAAGGCGAAGATGAAAAGCGGAATGGCGACGACTGTTTCCGTAATCTGTGGCGTTTCCGTGGCGGCGATGGGGATGGTGTTTGTtttaggggtgtcgaaacgggtagcgggtaaCGGGTAATCCCGAACCCGACCCGTTACCCACCGGGTATCGGGTACCCGTTACCCGACGGAATCGGGAAACGGGCCGGGGTCGGGTATAATAATTTTGGGTTTTGCGGGTATCGGGATAAGGTAATCCCGACCCGACCCGTTACCCGCCGGGTATCGGGTACCCGTTACCCGACGAAATCGGGAAACGGGCCGGGGTCGGGTATAATAATTTTGGGTtttgcgggtatcgggtatcccgATACCCGACCGGGTAATCCCGATAGTCCCGAAAATACCcgatatatatattgatattttataatttataattttttattttaatacttgcTCTTCatgatgtaatttttttaagattttaatattttaaaaatcataatgtaattttttataagtaatatattataaaatgtattttttaagttTATAACTTTTaactagggttagggttaagAATCTTAAGAGTTAAGATCACAAATCTTTTTTTCCATCTTTTCTCTTACTCTTCAACTCCTTGGCTTGATCTCAAttctcaacaaaattaaataataataaaaagtttcAAGTGAGACTATTACATTCATCAAGTAGTATTTCTAAAAAAcatctaaaatataaaaataatattttaaaaaaagaagatttcaaaaaaaaaagtttcgggtcgggtacccgcggtgtcgggtgcgggatacccgactcgggtatcgggtaatacCCGACTAAATGCGGGACGGGTATCGGGACTAACTTTTCGGCCAAAATCGGGTGCGGGTACCCGACTCGTCGGGTgtgggtacccgcgggtacccgtttcgacacccctagttTGTTTCAGTGTGGCtgatgaagaagatgaggaaGATGGAGGAGGAGAAAATGGTGTGAGAGAGAgcggagagagagaaagggcaAAAGGGTAAATTCGTGGTTGTGGATGAAAGTTTTGGGTTGGAGTTGGAGGATTTGTTGAGGGCTTCGGCTTATGTTTTAGGGAAGGGTAGGAATGGGATAGTGTATAAAGTTGTGGTCCCGGGCGGGTCGGGTCTGGCGCCGGTCGTGGCCTCAGTGAGGCGGCTGGGCGAGGGGTCGGGCGAGACCGGGTCGTTGCGGGATGAAGGATTTCGAGGCGATTGCGAAGGTGAAACATCCCAACATTGTGAGGCTCAAGGCTTATTACTATGCGAGTGATGAGAAGTTGCTTGTTTCTGAATTTGTTGGGAATGGAAGCTTGCACAATGCTTTACATGGTGAGAATAGAATCTATATCTTTCAATTGTTCAAATTATGATCgatttcttagataaaataatactaaaatataATCAAGGACTGagtggtgagattattttagttggaaggGGTCAGTATCCATCTGAGATTGAGTtctgagattcaatctcatgaactaaacacactacatattaaATTtcgagatacaatcttgcaaaccaaacACCTCCTATGaacattttcatttcatttgtaAAAATATTGGATAATTTTATGTAGGAAGTTGCATCACTCCGTTGTCATGGGCAGCAAGGCTCGGGATAGCTCAGGGGGCAGCAAGAGGCCTAATGCACATCCACGAAAGCCGAAAACACGTCCACGGCAGCATCAAGGCATCAAAGATCCTCCTCGACCGCGACCTCAAGCCCTACATCACCGGGTTCGGCCTGCCTCGCCTTGTTGCAACTTCATCGGCAGTCGGAAAGTTCACTCAGAAATGCGACGTTTACTTCTTTGGGGTCGTGCTGCTGGAGATTCTAACGGGGCAACTGCAAGAGAGCGGAGTCGAGGGCCTCGTGAGGAGGGTCTTTCGCGAGGAGAGGCCGTTGTCGGAGATCATAGACCCGTCTCTCGTGCACGAGATTCGGGCCAAGCCACAGATCGTTGCGATGTTTCGTGCTGCGCTGAGCTGCACTGAGATGGAGCCTGAGTTGAGACCAAAGATGAGAATGGTTTCTTTTAGCCTTGATTGCATCAAATTGGAGTGATGAAATTAGtcgatttctctctcttttttcgatagaaaaaatgcatattcaATATTTCAAGGCTAATTCTAACTGAACATGTTGTATAAGAAGGGTAAAAGAGTAATAAACTATAAAAGAAAACCGTTAATGGGTCCCGCAGTTGCCGTTGGTTCATTTCCTGACATTTCATGCTCAGGTAGCTGCTCACAAAATTTCCCATTTTCCCAAATCTCTGTCGATTCATCAATTGAAATCTCTGTCGAACCCTAATCCCAAATCTTTGATCCACTCACTCCAGTCAGCCGGAGAATTATTCAAATTTTGCAGTTCCGGAGGAGAACGATCAGATTTCGCATATGATAATGATCCATTGGAAGGGGCGATTATTGTAGATTTTCATTGATTTTCGTCGAATTTCCAAGTTTCCGCGGTGAATAATCATGATGTCTGGATGATCAGATCGGAAGAGAGGATCGAAAGGCATAGTGGTGTGTGGCAATGTCAAATTTTGGAGGGGATTTTAATCAGAAGATTGATTATGTGTTTAAGGTCGTGTTGACTGGGGACTCCGCCGTCGGAAAATCGCAGTTGCTGTCTAGGTTTGTGTTGCAATCACAAATTATCATATGCAATGAGCAAGCTGAGGTGGAGAGGAATAAGCCACGTCGACAAGTGAGTGTAATCGTCTAATATGAGCAGGCAAAATTGAGCTGACTCAGCGAGAGTGTGTAGCTATAAATAGAAGGCAAAGGGCAGTTGTTATTCAGTCATGAAAATTGTGTGAATGTGTGCGTGAGCACCTTGGGCTGAGGATCCAGGATCCGAAGCATTTTATCAGTTCTCTTTATCGTGTTGCTTTCGTTATCATTTACTTATCGCATTGTTTCTCTGATCTCATTATCAATCTACATTCAGTGTTTATCTCGTTCCATTGCTGCGTTCAATTGTTTGTTGTGTTGATTGTGTGGTTGGTTGTTGTGTCGATTGGTTGTGCGTTGTGATCTTAGCTGGATCGGGCTGGAATCGCAACAAGTGGTATCCAGAGTTGTTCATCCTCGGACAGAACGGCGACGCGAGCTACGGAGGTGAAATCCTAGGGCAATGGAAGCTGAGAGGAGAATTGGGGAAAGGTTGATCGAGGGGGTTGAGAAGCGAATTGGGGAAAGGTTGATTGAGCTGGTCCAACGGCTGGAGAAGATCAATGCTCGATGGGACGAGATATTGAGGGCAGTCACGTCTATAAAAGATCGATTGCAGGGGAGCGGTAGGGCAACTGCCATGGTAGATGTTGAATCTAACCGTGAATCACTTGTGGAAGAAGATGATCCACTTGTGGAAGAAGATGATCTGATCGTTCAATTGTGGAGTCTAAAACATGTATCACATATTCGAAGTTATATTGAAGCTTTTGATGAGCTAAATTCTAGGGCTGGTATAGAAGAGGATCAAGCATTGAGTGTATTTTTGTCGAGGTTAGTAGACGAAATACGGGTACCAGTTTGTATGTTTGAACCAAAAACATTAGCTGAAGCTTATGCTCTCTCTAAGCTTCAAGAGCTTACAATAACTGGTGTTTTCTGGTGTGACCGTAAAGAGCGACATGAGGATGAAGTAGATTATTCTACGAAGGATAGTATTCGGAATCCAACTCTTAAAACTGAATGGAAATTGGATAGTGAAATGGAAGATGAAACATATGCAGATGAGGAGATTGACCCAGATGCTGAAATTGATGTATTTGAAGAGGAAGAAGCTGACTGGGATTATTACATTGAGAAGGAAATTGATGTAACTACTACAGAAATTGCTTCTGATACTGCTATTCAAACAGAGATGGATCAATCAGCTGCTTATGTTGAAGCTGCAACTGAAGTACTAATGGAATGTTCTCTAGATTCTGCTCACTGGGATTCGAAATCCTTGCAAAATACCCAAATTCAGATATACAGGGATCAATCATTTCCTGATCCTCAGATTGAAGATATAGAAGTGAAAGCTGCAATGGAAGGGGAGGTTGCAGATATGAAGAAGGTGGATAAGGATTCTTGGTTGGCTGGCCTTATGCAGAGTGAGGGAAAGAAGAAGGAGATGGGTGAAGCTTTGAGGCGTTTTGGAAATCGGAGTTCTGACTGTACGATGATAGTTAGAGTTTGGCAGGCGAGTGTATGGAACGGGGAAGTGAAGATGAAGCACATGGTGGTCTCAGTTGATAGTTGTATAGTCTTTAAAGGAGGTGGTATGACTAGAGTTGCTTATAGGCAAGTTCAACGTGGTGAAGTAATTGGTGGGAATTTGGGGAAACAAATTGATCTAGATATGGAGAGTGCATCGATAAGGCAGCTGAAGATTTTTCAATATagagatgaaaatttgaataaGACCATTGAGCATTTCTATGTGCATTTTGGGCAGAGATTGGGTAGATTTTTCACAAATGGTGTGTATGGACAGTTTGAGTCTCCACAACTTCGAGATATGTTAAATTGTTTTGGTGTTGGGAGGCTGTTGACGGTGACGGGAGGACTCATTACATATGAGGGCGCTGGTGCTTTCAGTTTCGTGAATGACTGGAAGGAGCAAGGCTTATCTCTTGAGTTCATTAGTTCAGATTATGATATTGTGCTGATGGATCTCATTGTCACTGCTTTGGGCCTGGTATATGATGATAGCAACAACAAACCGTGACTGGATGGAAGCTGCAAAGAATGCCCTGTG is a window encoding:
- the LOC121771308 gene encoding uncharacterized protein LOC121771308; translation: MVDVESNRESLVEEDDPLVEEDDLIVQLWSLKHVSHIRSYIEAFDELNSRAGIEEDQALSVFLSRLVDEIRVPVCMFEPKTLAEAYALSKLQELTITGVFWCDRKERHEDEVDYSTKDSIRNPTLKTEWKLDSEMEDETYADEEIDPDAEIDVFEEEEADWDYYIEKEIDVTTTEIASDTAIQTEMDQSAAYVEAATEVLMECSLDSAHWDSKSLQNTQIQIYRDQSFPDPQIEDIEVKAAMEGEVADMKKVDKDSWLAGLMQSEGKKKEMGEALRRFGNRSSDCTMIVRVWQASVWNGEVKMKHMVVSVDSCIVFKGGGMTRVAYRQVQRGEVIGGNLGKQIDLDMESASIRQLKIFQYRDENLNKTIEHFYVHFGQRLGRFFTNGVYGQFESPQLRDMLNCFGVGRLLTVTGGLITYEGAGAFSFVNDWKEQGLSLEFISSDYDIVLMDLIVTALGLVYDDSNNKP